The Xiphophorus couchianus chromosome 5, X_couchianus-1.0, whole genome shotgun sequence genome includes a region encoding these proteins:
- the lrrtm1 gene encoding leucine-rich repeat transmembrane neuronal protein 1, with amino-acid sequence MLMDFLLIGLYLKWPLKKPPGLILCSLGIFLRTVSLAEAVCPRLCRCDSKLLYCEGLNLTEIPRNLSSAMGLSMRENNLTELHEGQLAGLSQLTWLYLDHNNIDIVEEGAFERLRRVKELDLSSNRIESLPNGTFRPLPNLRILDLSYNRLQALEPDLFHGLRKLTNLHLRYNTLKFVPVRIFQDCRSMQFLDLGYNQLQSLARNSFAGLFKLTELHLEHNELVKVNLAHFPRLISLRTLYMHNNHATIVVNTLEWTWPFLEKIDLSANEIEYIESHVFESTPNLKVLMLDSNRLASLDQRILDSWSSLDSITLAGNDWECSRNVCALASWLSAFRGQRDSSLLCSSPDTAQGEDVLDAVYAFQLCDSSAEVTTAGLYASTRDLAKGGSVFLGPFTPNPYEGEGSEVVTSSYTVTVGHDDLESTMQIHRVVTGTMALIFSFLIGVLILYMAWKCFPAGIRQLRQCFSSQRRKQKQKQSMQQMAAISTPEYYVDYKPNHIEGALVIINEYGSCTCQQQPSRECEV; translated from the coding sequence ATGCTAATGGATTTCCTCCTAATTGGACTGTACTTAAAGTGGCCACTGAAGAAACCCCCTGGGTTGATACTGTGTTCATTGGGTATTTTTCTGAGAACTGTTTCCTTGGCAGAGGCGGTTTGTCCAAGGCTGTGCCGCTGCGACAGCAAGCTGCTGTACTGCGAGGGGCTCAACCTCACAGAGATCCCCCGCAATCTGAGCAGTGCCATGGGCCTGTCTATGAGAGAGAACAACTTGACCGAGCTGCATGAAGGCCAACTAGCTGGTCTGTCACAGCTAACCTGGCTTTATCTAGATCATAACAACATTGACATTGTAGAGGAGGGTGCATTTGAGAGGCTGAGACGGGTCAAGGAGTTGGACCTGAGCAGCAATCGGATTGAGAGTCTGCCAAATGGTACCTTCAGGCCCCTCCCAAACCTACGCATTTTGGATCTCTCATACAACAGGCTGCAGGCACTCGAGCCCGACCTGTTCCATGGCCTTAGAAAGCTCACCAATTTGCATTTGCGCTACAACACTCTCAAATTTGTGCCAGTGCGTATTTTTCAAGACTGCAGGAGCATGCAGTTTCTGGACTTGGGATACAACCAACTACAGAGCCTGGCAAGGAATTCCTTTGCTGGTCTTTTCAAGTTGACTGAGTTGCATCTTGAGCACAATGAGTTGGTCAAAGTTAACCTAGCCCATTTTCCTCGTCTTATCTCTTTACGTACCCTTTACATGCACAACAATCATGCCACAATTGTTGTCAACACCCTGGAGTGGACCTGGCCTTTTTTAGAGAAGATTGACCTGTCAGCCAATGAAATCGAGTACATTGAGTCACATGTTTTTGAGAGTACTCCCAACCTGAAGGTGCTGATGCTTGACTCGAATCGCTTGGCTTCTTTGGACCAACGCATCCTGGATTCGTGGTCATCTCTGGACAGCATTACCCTGGCAGGCAATGACTGGGAGTGCAGCCGCAATGTGTGTGCCTTGGCCTCTTGGCTGAGTGCCTTCAGAGGCCAGCGTGACAGCTCCCTGCTGTGTTCAAGCCCCGACACTGCACAGGGTGAGGATGTGTTGGATGCAGTCTATGCTTTTCAGCTATGTGATTCGTCGGCAGAGGTAACCACAGCAGGCCTGTATGCATCAACAAGAGATCTGGCCAAGGGTGGCTCTGTGTTTCTGGGACCTTTTACCCCAAATCCGTATGAAGGTGAGGGTAGTGAGGTGGTCACAAGTTCTTATACTGTCACAGTGGGCCACGACGACCTGGAAAGCACCATGCAGATCCACAGGGTAGTGACTGGTACCATGGCACTCATCTTCTCCTTTCTCATCGGAGTCCTCATTCTGTACATGGCATGGAAGTGCTTTCCAGCTGGaataaggcaactaaggcagtGCTTCAGCAGTCAGCGTCGTAAGCAGAAGCAAAAGCAAAGCATGCAGCAGATGGCTGCAATTTCTACACCGGAGTACTATGTTGACTATAAACCTAATCACATTGAGGGAGCTTTGGTTATCATTAATGAATACGGCTCTTGCACTTGCCAACAGCAACCTTCACGAGAATGTGAGGTGTGA